The genomic stretch AAGCACCATCTGCTCGAAGAGGGCTGCAGTGAGCCAGAGGGTGGAGACGCGGTGGTGAGTCAGCAGTGCGGCGAGTTCGTCCAGAGAAGGCGTGTGAGGCGGAGCGAGGACGAGGCGAGCGCCGTGAAGCAGCGCACCCCAGAGCTCCAGAGTGGAAGCGTCGAAGGCGACGGGAGCCAGCTGGAGGAAGACTTCGTCAGGGCCGAAGTGGATGAAGGGGTTGGCGAGGACGAGGCGAGAGACTGCGCGGTGGGGGATGCAGACGCCCTTGGGCCGGCCGGTGCTGCCGGAGGTGAACATGACGTAGGCGAGGTCCTCACCGCCCACGTCCGCGGAGGGAGGCGCGTCGTGTGGCAAGGCGGCGATGAGGTCCGCGTCCGTGTCCACGCACACGTGCTTGCTGTTGGATGCAGGGAGTCCTTCCGCCAGTGGCTTCGTCGTGACGAGCACGCCGATGCCGGCCTCCTGAAACAGCAAGGAGATGCGCTCAGCAGGGTAGTGGTGGTCGACGGGAACGTAGGCGCCGCCTGCCTTGAGGATGGCGAGCAGTCCCACCACCATGTCTGGCGAGCGCTCGAGGCACAGGCCCACTCGGGTGCCTCGGGAAACACCGTACGTGTGCAGGTGATGCGCGAGTTGGTTCGCACGGCGCTCCAGCTCCGCATAGGTGACGATGCTCTCACCGCTGACGAGCGCCACGGCGTCTGGCGTGCGAGCAGCCTGCTCGGAGAAGAGCGAGTGAATCGGCGTCTCACGTGGAAACGCCGTGGACTTTGCGTTCCAGTCGACCAGGAGCTGTTGACGCTCCTCGGTGCGCAGCAGGGGCCGCTCGGAGAGTCGCTGGTCGGCGTTCTCCACCACGCTCTCCAGCAGGCGCACGTAGTGGCGCTCCATCCGTTCGACGGTCTTCGCGTCGAACAGGTCCGCGCAGTACTCGATGCGGCCGATGAACCGGTCGGGCCGGTCCTCGCGCAGCTCCATCAGCAGGTCGAACTGAGACGCGCCCAGATCCAACTCCACGTAGCGCGCGAGCAGGCCCGGAATCCGCAGGGCCGGCTGAGGCACGTTCTGGAGGACGAAGACGGCCTCGAAGAACGGATTGCGGCTGGGGTCGCGGGGCGGTTGCAGCTCCTCCACAAGCTTGTCGAAGGGCACGTCCTGGTGTGAGTAGGCATCCAGGCAGACCTGCCGCACCCGGTGCAGGAACGAGCGGAACGTCGGGTCCCCCGACGCATCCGCACGCATCACCAGCATGTTGACGAAGAAGCCGATGAGTGGTTCGAGCTCGGGCGCCCGGCGGTTGGCGACAGGCGAGCCCACCGCGAAGTCCTGCTGGCCGCTGTAGCGGTGCAGCAGCGTCTGGTAGGCAGCCATCAGCACCATGAAGAGCGTGGCGCCTTCCTTCTGCGCCAGCAGCTTGAGCTTCCGTGCCAGCTCTGGCTCGAGCCGGAAGTGGTGCCACCCGCCGCGATACGTCTTCAGCGCCGGTCGGGGATGGTCCGACGGCACGACCAGCGCGGGAGGCTGCGGCGTGAGCTGCCGTCGCCAGTAATCGAGCTGACCGGCCAGTTCCCGCGTTTCGAGCTGCTCGCGCTGCCACCGCGCGTAGTCTGGATATTGGAGTTCCAATTCCGGCAGGGGCGAAGGCAGGCCCTCTTCGAAGGCCTTGTAGAGCGCCATCAACTCCTGGAGGAACACGCCCAGGGACCACTGGTCTGTTACGGAGTGGTGCAGGGTCAACAGCACCAGTGTGTGCTGCGCATCGAGCCGCAGGATGCCGACTCGCAGCAGCGGTCCGGCGGAGAGGTCGAACTCGAAGTTGGCCTCCGCGATGATGCGGCGGCGTACCTCATCTCCCTGTGCCTCCAGGGACAGTGCGGACAGGTCCTCTTCCGGGAGGGTCAGCTCCAGCGAGGGGGCGACCACCTGCACCGGATCTCCGCCGTGGCTCCTCAGCGTCGTGCGCAGGGATTCGTGACGGCGCACCACCTCGTTCACACACCGCGTGAGCAGGGCCCGGTCCAGCCGCCCGAAGAACTCAACGCTCACGTGGACGTTGTAGGCAGCCATGCTGCTGGGATCCAACTCATGCAGGACCCACAGGCGTTGCTGAGGGAAGGATGCCGGAGCGGGCTCGTTGCTTTCGCGCCGGACCAGGACGGGCGCCGCAGCGTGAGGCTGCGCCGACTGCTGCTCCTGGAGGAGCAGGTCGAGAAGGGCGCGCTGCGAGGGAGAAAGCTGCTCGAGGGCCCGAGAGATGTCAGTCATCGAAGTCGATATCCAGAAAGTGGGGGATCGGGTGCTCCAGCGGGGGCTGGAGCTTCCGTTCACGCGGCCTTCACGCCGCGGCGTCGAAGCTCTTCGGCGAGCTCTTGCTCGGAGACGCGGGTGACCCGGTCGAGCAGCTCGCGATAGAGGGATTCCTGTTGCCGCGCCTGGAGGTCGGCGATTGCCTTCGCCAGCCCCGCCACGGTGGGCGACGTGAAGAGCAGTGCCAGACTCAGGTCCAGTTGCAACCGTGAGCGCAACCGCCCGACGACCTGCGTGGCGAGCAGCGAGTGCCCGCCCAGCTCGAAGAAGTGGTCGTGCCGCGCTACCTGTTCGACGCCCAGGATCTCCTGCCACAGGCCCGCGATGACACGCTCCAGCTCATTGGAGGGAAGCTCTTCGTCTCCGGTGCGGACCTTGCGAGCGACCTTGGGCAGAGCAACCGCCCGCTGGAGCCACGCAGTCAGTCGCCGTGATACGTCACCCGTTGCCACCATCACCGGGCCATCCAAACCGCCGGTGACGACTCGCTGGAAGGCCTCGGTGGCTTCATCCTCGGTCATGGCATACGGCTCAAGGTCAGGAGCGCGCGCATCGCTGGCGCCGGCCGCTCGCGGCCACGGGTCCCAGGCCACGCTCATCCAAGGCGTTCCTGTGTCCCGGCTGCGGTGGGCCGCGAACGCATCCACGAAGAGGTTGGCCGCCGTCGAAGGCGTGTCGCCGAACGGCGACAGCACGGCCGCCGACGCGGAGAACAGCATCACGAAGTCCAGCGCCCGACCGCGCAGGACGTCCTCCAGCACGTACGTGCCGCGCACCTTGGCGCGGAAACGGGCCTCCGCGTCCGGGTTCGTCGCGGAGGGCGGGGTCCGTTCGGGCGGAGCAAGGGGAAGGTCCGCGCAGTGCAGCACCCCGTGGAGCGCGCCGAAGCGCTGGTCCACCTCGGCCAGGACTTCCTGCATCCAGTGCGGCTTGGAGACGTCGGCGCTCAGGACGAGCACCTCTGCACCGTGTGACTCCAATTCACGCACGCGCTGGATGAGCAGGCTGGCGTCGTCGTCCTCACCCTGTGTGGCAACCCAATCGTCCCAGAGACGCCGGGGCGGCAGCGGCGTGCGGCCCACCAGCGCCAGCCGCGCCTGCTTCGTGCGCGCCAGATGGCTGGCCAGCAGCAGGCCCACGCGGCCCAGGCCGCCGGTGATGAGGTACACGCCGCGCTCACGCAGAGGCCGCGCGGGGGCGGCCGTCTCTGTCAGCCGAACGGGAGACAGCTCCTGGACCCAGCGGCGCGAACCGCGCAAGGCCACCCGGACGTCTCGTGCCTCTGTGGCGAGCTCGGCGAGGAGCTGTTCGGCAAGTGCTGCGACGCCTTCGGAGTCAGGGAGGAGCACATCGACGCCGCGCGCGGTGATATGCACCTGTTGCTGCGACAGCACCTGGCAGGGGCCCAACAGGGGCGCCTTCTCCGGCAGCGCCTCCGCTCGGCCGTCCGGGTCGAACAGGTGGTTGGAGATGACCTCCACCCGGAGGGGGCGCGCATCCTTCAGTCCGGTAAGGGCTTGCCCCAGGTGCACCACGCTGTAGTAGCCCAACGCTTGCGCGGCCTGGAACCGCGTCAGCACGGACTGGCGCTCGTCCTGCGGCGTGAGGCTCCACAGGTGGACGAACACTTCGGGACGGGGTGTCAGGTCCTCCAGGGCGCTCAGCAGCGCGACGTAGTCTCCAGGTGCTCCCGGCGCCACGGTGAAGCGCCGCTCGCCGTCACGGGAGAACGCGGCGCCCGCGTGCACGGAGACGACGTACTGTCCCGCCTCTTCCAACCGGGAGACGAGACGCGAGGCCAAAGGGCCTCCATCGGTGAACACCACCCAGCATCGAGGCTGGGCGAGCGCGGTGGGGGCGAGCGTGGCCGGAGGCGTGCGCCGCCACGAGGGCAGGTGGAACCAGTCCGCGATATCGGTCAGCTTGCTGCCGCTCGCGGTCTGCGAGGCCAGCAGCGCGGCGGACCGGTCCAGCGGAGCGACCCAGTACCGCTGGCCCTCGAAGGGATAGGTGGGAAGGGGGATTCGTCGGACCGACTCCGTTCCGTGCAGACCGCTCCAGTCCACCTCCACGCCCGCGAGCCACAGCCGTCCCAGCGCGTTCAGGAAGAGGGCTTCGTCCGGCTGGTCGTCCTTGGGGTGACGCGCGGAGGAGATGATGGTGCGCGCGCCAGCGGGCTCGCCTTGGAGCCTCGCCACGGCGGTCAGCGACTGCGCGGGACCCACCTCCAGCAGGACGCGCGTCGAGTCCTCCAGCAGCACCTGCATGCCGTCCCGGAAGCGTACCGAGTGGCGCAGGTGGTCCACCCAGTACCGAGGTTGCGTCACCTCGTCCCCCGTGACGGGCTGGCCGGTCCGGCTGGAGATGTAGGGCCGCTCGGGTGGACGGAGCGTCAGACGGGACACGCGCTCGTGGAATCGCGGCAGGACGTGCTCCAGCATTCGCGAGTGCGCCGCCGCCTCCACGTGCAACTGGCGGTGCTCCACGCCTCGCGCCGTCAGCTCCGCCATCAGCCGCTTCACCGCCGCCAGCGGACCGGAGACCACGCACTGCGCGGGTCCGTTCACGGCCGCGAGGTCCAGCTCCTGGCCCAGCAGTGGCACCACCTCCGCCTCGGGAAGGCTGATGCTCAGCATGGACCCGGCCGGCAGCTCATCCATGAGCTGGCCACGCAGCGCCACCATGGCCGCCGCATCCTCCACCGACAGCACACCAGCGATGCACGCCGCGGCGTACTCGCCCAGGCTGTGGCCGAGCATCTGCTCCGGCTCCACGCCGCACGACATCCACAGCCGCGCCAGGGCGTACTCCGTCAGGAAGATAGCGGGCAGCGCGAGCGCGTTGCGGGAGAGTCCCGGCACCTCTTGGAGGGGCTCCTGGTAGAGCACCGTGCGCAGGTCCATGCCCAGGTGCGGGCGGAGGATACTGGCGACCTCGTCGGCGGCCTCGCGGAAGACGGGCTCCGTGCGGTACAGGCCCGCGCCCATGCCCAGGTGGTGGGTGCCACCCCCAGGGAAGAGGAACGCCACGGGGCGGCCTCGCGCCTCCTGCTTCAGTGTGACCAGCCGCTCTGGCTCCTCGCCGCGCAGCACGCGGATGGCGTGCTCCCGGTCCTTCACCACGGCGATGCGGCGGTGCTGGAAGGCCTGACGTCCCACTTGCAGCGTGAAGGCCACGTCCTTCAGCGCCTGCTCCGGGTGCTGTTCCAGGTGAGTGGCCAGCGCCTCCGTCGCGGCATGCAGGGCGGTATCCGTCTTCGCCGACAGTGGCAGCACGTACCAGGGACGGGCGTCCGCGGTGGGAGCGACGGCTGGGGCCTCCTCCAGGATGACGTGTGCGTTGGTGCCACCAATACCGAAGGCGCTGACGCCGGCTCGGCGAGGGGAGGGGCCCTGCGCCCAGTCCCTCAGCGTGGCGTTGACGAAGAAGGGACTGGCGGCGAAGTCAATCTGTGGGTTGGGCGCCTGGAAGTGCAGCGTGGGCGGCAACTTCCGGTGCTTCAGCGCGAGCACCGTCTTGATGAGGCTGGCGATGCCGGACGCGGCATCCAGGTGGCCGATGTTGGGCTTCACCGAGCCGAGCGCGCAGAAGCCCGTGTCCTGCGTGCTCGTTCTGAAGGCGCGGGTGAGCGCGCGCACCTCGATGGGGTCTCCCAGTTGGGTGCCCGTGCCATGGGCCTCCACATAGGAGATGCTCCGCGCGTCCACCTCCGCGGTCAGCAATGCATTGCGGATGACGCGTGACTGGCCTTGGACGCTGGGTGCGTTGAAGCTGGCCTTCTGTGCGCCGTCGTTGTTGATGGCCGAGCCTCGGATGACGGCGTGGATGGTGTCTCCATCCTCCACTGCGTCCTCCAGTCGCTTGAGCACCACCAGACCCGCGCCGCTGCCGAAGAGGGTGCCCTGCGCCTGCGCATCAAAGGCGCGGCACCGTCCGTCTGGCGATGCAACACCACCAAATTGATACAGGTAGCCGGTGCGCTGAGGTGACTGGATGGCCACGCCGCCCGCCAGGGCCATGCGGCATTCTCCGGCCAGGAGCGCCTGGGCAGCCAGGTGCACCGCCACCAGCGAGGTGGAGCAGGCGGTGTGCAGCGAATAGGCCGGACCCTTCAGGTTGAGCCGGTGCGCCACCCGCGTGCTGAGGAAGGCCAGGTCATTGCCGAGGCCCACCTCGAACGCGCCGAGCATCCCCAGCGCGGCCGGGTTGGAGAAGAGATTGAAGACGTACGTATTGGTACGGGCTCCCGCGTAGACGCCGATGTGCTCCCGGTAGCGCTCGGGGTCGTAGCCCGCGTCTTCCAGTGCCGCCCAGGCACACTCCAGGAAGACACGCTGCTGCGGATCCATCACCTCGGCTTCCTTGGGGGTGATGCCGAAGAAGGCCGCGTCGAACAGGTCCGCGCCCTCGATGGGGGCCGCCGCGCGCACGTACTGCGGTGACTTGCGGAGTGCCGGGTCCTCCATGACGGAAGGCTCCAGCTCCGACTCCTGGAGGAAGGTGATGGACTCGACGCCATCCCGAAGGTTCCGCCAGTACGCCTCGGCGTTACAGGCCCCGGGAAAGCGGCACGCCATCCCGATGATTGCAATCTCCAGCCCGTTCCAGTGGGTGTCGCCAGCCATGATTTCTTGAGTCCCCAAGATCTTTTCGGGAGTCGGAGGTCCCGCACGCTCGCGCGCAGCGGTTCCATTCCG from Myxococcus xanthus encodes the following:
- a CDS encoding type I polyketide synthase, which produces MAGDTHWNGLEIAIIGMACRFPGACNAEAYWRNLRDGVESITFLQESELEPSVMEDPALRKSPQYVRAAAPIEGADLFDAAFFGITPKEAEVMDPQQRVFLECAWAALEDAGYDPERYREHIGVYAGARTNTYVFNLFSNPAALGMLGAFEVGLGNDLAFLSTRVAHRLNLKGPAYSLHTACSTSLVAVHLAAQALLAGECRMALAGGVAIQSPQRTGYLYQFGGVASPDGRCRAFDAQAQGTLFGSGAGLVVLKRLEDAVEDGDTIHAVIRGSAINNDGAQKASFNAPSVQGQSRVIRNALLTAEVDARSISYVEAHGTGTQLGDPIEVRALTRAFRTSTQDTGFCALGSVKPNIGHLDAASGIASLIKTVLALKHRKLPPTLHFQAPNPQIDFAASPFFVNATLRDWAQGPSPRRAGVSAFGIGGTNAHVILEEAPAVAPTADARPWYVLPLSAKTDTALHAATEALATHLEQHPEQALKDVAFTLQVGRQAFQHRRIAVVKDREHAIRVLRGEEPERLVTLKQEARGRPVAFLFPGGGTHHLGMGAGLYRTEPVFREAADEVASILRPHLGMDLRTVLYQEPLQEVPGLSRNALALPAIFLTEYALARLWMSCGVEPEQMLGHSLGEYAAACIAGVLSVEDAAAMVALRGQLMDELPAGSMLSISLPEAEVVPLLGQELDLAAVNGPAQCVVSGPLAAVKRLMAELTARGVEHRQLHVEAAAHSRMLEHVLPRFHERVSRLTLRPPERPYISSRTGQPVTGDEVTQPRYWVDHLRHSVRFRDGMQVLLEDSTRVLLEVGPAQSLTAVARLQGEPAGARTIISSARHPKDDQPDEALFLNALGRLWLAGVEVDWSGLHGTESVRRIPLPTYPFEGQRYWVAPLDRSAALLASQTASGSKLTDIADWFHLPSWRRTPPATLAPTALAQPRCWVVFTDGGPLASRLVSRLEEAGQYVVSVHAGAAFSRDGERRFTVAPGAPGDYVALLSALEDLTPRPEVFVHLWSLTPQDERQSVLTRFQAAQALGYYSVVHLGQALTGLKDARPLRVEVISNHLFDPDGRAEALPEKAPLLGPCQVLSQQQVHITARGVDVLLPDSEGVAALAEQLLAELATEARDVRVALRGSRRWVQELSPVRLTETAAPARPLRERGVYLITGGLGRVGLLLASHLARTKQARLALVGRTPLPPRRLWDDWVATQGEDDDASLLIQRVRELESHGAEVLVLSADVSKPHWMQEVLAEVDQRFGALHGVLHCADLPLAPPERTPPSATNPDAEARFRAKVRGTYVLEDVLRGRALDFVMLFSASAAVLSPFGDTPSTAANLFVDAFAAHRSRDTGTPWMSVAWDPWPRAAGASDARAPDLEPYAMTEDEATEAFQRVVTGGLDGPVMVATGDVSRRLTAWLQRAVALPKVARKVRTGDEELPSNELERVIAGLWQEILGVEQVARHDHFFELGGHSLLATQVVGRLRSRLQLDLSLALLFTSPTVAGLAKAIADLQARQQESLYRELLDRVTRVSEQELAEELRRRGVKAA